The Tenebrio molitor chromosome 5, icTenMoli1.1, whole genome shotgun sequence genome segment CTTGTATAACTGTGATTTCATGGACGGTCTTTCCATAAATTCGAAGAAACTGAAAGTCCAGCCGTTTCAGAACTTGGAAAAGTTGTTTTGGATGGTGGACTGTGCCAGGAGTCATTTGGAATTTATCCTGTCGCACGCCGTCAACATCCGTAACATCCATCTGGGATCGTCCACGGGAATCACTCATTCGTCCATAGTGAACATCCTGACTGTCAATCCTATGAAACACTTGGAAGAGTTACGGATCTTGTATAGCAGCGACATGAACATGAGAACTGTCGAGTTACTGTTGGCGAGCTGCGGCAATCTTCGGGTGCTGTCAGAGTTGGAAAGTTGGCAAGGTATCAGCATGGAAGAGTTGAAAATCTTCAAACAACACATATtttcgaacaattttgatttggaTATACGACCCACGCTCTCATATTATTAACTCTCCCGTGCATAAAATCTAAGTGTtgtgatcaaaaataattgtatttatACTCATATTatgaatatattttatttaatatgtgGAACTGTGATTTATTGGCAGCACAGATCGATAATCGTTTTTTCTCTTGTTCACACGTTTCAGTTGTCACAATTGACTTGAAACAAAAGCATTTCAAGCCAGGAAAGCCGAATTACGaacgaacaaaaacatgtTTGGAGAAGCTGAGCCAGAACGTGATAGTCACTTGGGAACCCAAGAACGAAGAAATTTGTCCGTCGTCGATAGCCAAGTATTTTCACGATTTAGGTTATGGGACGGAATTGTGCAAGACTAGATTCAAGTCTCACACTCTCTACTCGGTTAAAGTACCGAATATCGAGGATGACAATGTTTACGATGTCGTCGAATGGTTGGGCATGGTCGCCTTGCATGGTAACGTGACAGATGGCGGTCCTGATAATTACTCGTCGACGTACGAAACCCCCGAACCGAATCGTGAAGGCGGTCAAGTCAAGTTTTTACAATGGAGAGGCCTCTTCACGACCAATCAGATCACCACATTACATGACAAACTCAGGTAACtcgattgttttttcttttgaaatgtCCCTAACTGATTTTTTTCAGGGATTTTAAGGAAAATAAGGGTTGCGAGTGGGGTGCGATGTACGTTCAGGGCTTCTCCGACTCTCCTGTCGCCTGGAACGGTCAAGAACACCACTATTATACCAACGGTGACAACGGGtacgttttaattttgacaaacgaTCACTTGATCACGTTTGTCCAAAACTGTTCGCGTAAGCGTTACATCAACAAGAGAAAAGGCAAGGCtttataaagaaaacaaaaaaaatatattgaataaaagaaaaataca includes the following:
- the LOC138130360 gene encoding ribonuclease P protein subunit p40-like, with amino-acid sequence MWNFVTIDLKQKHFKPGKPNYERTKTCLEKLSQNVIVTWEPKNEEICPSSIAKYFHDLGYGTELCKTRFKSHTLYSVKVPNIEDDNVYDVVEWLGMVALHGNVTDGGPDNYSSTYETPEPNREGGQVKFLQWRGLFTTNQITTLHDKLRDFKENKGCEWGAMYVQGFSDSPVAWNGQEHHYYTNGDNGYVLILTNDHLITFVQNCSRKRYINKRKGKAL